One Ethanoligenens harbinense YUAN-3 genomic window carries:
- a CDS encoding amidohydrolase family protein: MQFFDFHTHIYPEHIAARSVEGMRAHYHLAASGTGLVENLLACAEKAGGGYLMALAVASKPGQVATINKWLSRHLSDRLFGFGGLHPHSKHLEQDAEQLLALGLRGIKLHPDYQHVAADDPSMDAVYDLAVQHHLPVLIHAGDVRTPYSSPVRIAHVLERFPQMTVIVPHLGGYSEWDEAERHIIGKNCYIDTSSSLWALPPEKAAELIRKHGVERVLFGTDYPLTTQAEELERFDRLGFTEEERRLILLENAKRFLGLS; this comes from the coding sequence ACACACACATTTATCCCGAACACATTGCCGCGCGCTCGGTGGAGGGCATGCGCGCCCACTATCACCTCGCCGCAAGCGGCACCGGGCTGGTCGAAAATCTGCTCGCCTGTGCGGAGAAGGCCGGAGGCGGCTATCTGATGGCGCTTGCCGTCGCGTCCAAGCCCGGGCAGGTCGCCACCATCAACAAATGGCTCTCGCGGCATCTGTCGGACCGCCTGTTCGGTTTCGGCGGCCTGCACCCGCACTCCAAGCACCTGGAACAAGACGCGGAGCAGCTGCTGGCACTGGGGCTGCGCGGCATCAAGCTGCACCCGGATTATCAGCATGTGGCGGCGGACGACCCGTCGATGGACGCCGTCTACGACCTGGCGGTACAGCATCATCTGCCGGTGCTCATCCATGCGGGCGACGTGCGTACCCCCTATTCCTCCCCGGTGCGCATCGCGCATGTGCTGGAGCGCTTTCCGCAGATGACGGTGATCGTCCCGCACCTGGGCGGATACTCCGAATGGGACGAGGCCGAGCGGCACATCATCGGCAAAAACTGTTACATCGACACTTCCAGCTCCCTTTGGGCCCTGCCGCCCGAAAAAGCGGCGGAACTCATCCGCAAACACGGCGTGGAGCGTGTCCTGTTCGGCACCGACTACCCCCTCACCACCCAGGCGGAGGAACTGGAACGTTTTGACCGTCTGGGTTTCACCGAGGAAGAACGGCGCCTCATCCTGCTCGAAAACGCAAAGCGCTTTCTGGGTCTATCCTAA